One genomic window of Sphingopyxis sp. OPL5 includes the following:
- a CDS encoding alpha/beta hydrolase family protein, with translation MRKLAILGASLLVLAAQTAAAQEAPAATATPDTPPAMSASATGSARTGAQHRFTGEDLFDLAIASDPQISPDGRRIAYVRRANDIMSDKAASSIWLIDTTTGEEVAIAGQNGGAFSPRWSPDGKRLAYASAEGGSAQLWVRWMDGGEAVRLTGLPTSPSSLAWSPDGKSIAYTMLVKDDGPKFGKAPANKPEGAKWAEPLEVRDLLTYRADGEGYIEPGFEKIFTVPATGGAPRQLTFGPYHDGGPLSWSRDGRTLYFGANRKPDWENDPVEGEIYALDVASGGVTALTDRNGPDGNPVVSPDGSKIAWLGFDDNLRAYENTQLYVMNRDGSGRRSLTANWDYGADAILWDNDGTGLYAQYDDHGETKVARIGLDGSVRTIVTGVSGGGLDRPYTGGSFSVSNGDAIAFTGGTATRPAEVQLAAAGKTRILTDLNRSLRDVKAFGEVRKITTPSSHDGKEIEGWLTLPPGYVAGTRVPLILEIHGGPFAAYGPHFSTDNQLYAAAGYAVLSANPRGSTSYGAAFANEIDKAYPGNDYFDLISIVDRAIALGIADPDALFVTGGSGGGVLTSWIVGKTSRFKAAVTQKPVINWTTQALTADGPAFFGRYWLGAMPWEKPELFWARSPLSLVGHVETPTMVVVGAEDYRTPVSESEQYYTALRLRGVPTALIKVPGASHGGIAARPSQSAAKAAAILAWFEKYKKGWTRPAGE, from the coding sequence ATGCGTAAACTCGCGATCCTCGGGGCGAGCCTCCTCGTCCTCGCCGCCCAGACCGCCGCCGCGCAGGAGGCCCCCGCCGCGACCGCAACCCCGGACACACCCCCTGCCATGTCGGCCTCGGCCACCGGCAGCGCGCGCACCGGGGCGCAGCATCGCTTCACCGGCGAGGATCTGTTCGACCTCGCGATCGCCTCCGATCCGCAGATCAGCCCCGACGGCCGGCGCATCGCCTATGTCCGGCGCGCGAACGACATCATGTCGGACAAGGCGGCCAGTTCGATCTGGCTGATCGACACGACGACCGGCGAGGAAGTCGCGATTGCCGGCCAGAATGGCGGCGCCTTCTCGCCGCGCTGGTCGCCCGACGGCAAGCGCCTGGCCTATGCCTCGGCCGAGGGGGGCAGCGCGCAGCTCTGGGTCCGCTGGATGGACGGCGGCGAAGCGGTACGGCTGACCGGTCTGCCGACCAGCCCGTCGAGCCTCGCCTGGTCGCCCGACGGCAAGTCGATCGCCTACACGATGCTCGTCAAGGACGACGGGCCGAAATTCGGCAAGGCCCCCGCGAACAAGCCCGAGGGCGCAAAATGGGCCGAGCCGCTCGAGGTCCGCGACCTGCTCACCTACCGCGCCGACGGCGAGGGGTATATCGAGCCGGGGTTCGAGAAGATTTTCACCGTTCCCGCCACCGGCGGCGCCCCGCGCCAGCTGACCTTCGGCCCCTATCACGACGGCGGCCCGCTCAGCTGGTCGCGCGACGGCCGCACCCTCTATTTCGGCGCCAACCGCAAGCCCGATTGGGAAAATGACCCGGTCGAGGGCGAAATCTACGCGCTCGACGTCGCGAGCGGCGGCGTCACCGCGCTGACCGACCGCAACGGCCCCGACGGTAATCCCGTCGTCTCGCCCGACGGCAGCAAGATCGCATGGCTCGGTTTCGACGACAATCTGCGCGCCTATGAAAATACACAGCTCTATGTGATGAACCGCGACGGCTCGGGCCGCCGCAGCCTGACCGCCAATTGGGATTATGGCGCCGACGCGATCCTCTGGGACAATGACGGCACCGGCCTCTACGCCCAATATGACGATCATGGCGAAACGAAAGTCGCGCGCATCGGCCTCGACGGCTCGGTGCGCACGATCGTCACCGGCGTGTCGGGCGGCGGGCTCGATCGTCCTTACACCGGCGGCAGCTTCTCGGTCTCGAACGGCGATGCCATCGCCTTCACCGGCGGCACCGCCACCCGCCCCGCCGAGGTGCAGCTGGCGGCCGCCGGCAAGACCCGTATCCTCACCGACCTCAACCGCAGCCTGCGCGACGTCAAGGCGTTCGGCGAGGTCCGCAAGATCACCACCCCGTCGAGCCACGACGGCAAGGAAATCGAGGGTTGGCTGACCCTGCCCCCCGGCTATGTCGCGGGCACCAGGGTGCCGCTGATCCTCGAAATCCACGGGGGGCCCTTCGCGGCGTACGGCCCGCATTTTTCGACCGATAACCAGCTCTATGCCGCCGCGGGCTATGCCGTACTCTCGGCCAACCCGCGAGGGTCGACCAGCTATGGCGCCGCCTTCGCGAACGAGATCGACAAGGCCTATCCGGGCAATGATTATTTCGACCTCATCAGCATCGTCGACCGCGCCATCGCACTCGGCATCGCCGACCCCGACGCTTTGTTCGTCACCGGCGGCTCGGGCGGCGGCGTGCTCACCAGCTGGATCGTCGGCAAGACCAGCCGCTTCAAGGCGGCGGTGACGCAGAAACCGGTGATCAACTGGACGACCCAGGCGCTGACCGCCGACGGCCCCGCCTTCTTCGGCCGCTACTGGCTCGGCGCGATGCCGTGGGAAAAGCCCGAGCTGTTCTGGGCGCGCTCGCCGCTCTCGCTCGTCGGCCATGTCGAGACCCCGACGATGGTCGTCGTCGGCGCCGAAGATTATCGCACCCCGGTCAGCGAGTCCGAGCAATATTACACCGCGCTGCGCCTGCGCGGCGTCCCCACCGCATTGATCAAGGTTCCCGGTGCCAGCCACGGCGGCATCGCCGCGCGCCCGTCGCAATCGGCGGCCAAGGCCGCGGCGATCCTCGCCTGGTTCGAGAAATACAAGAAGGGATGGACCCGGCCGGCGGGCGAATGA
- a CDS encoding GH92 family glycosyl hydrolase: protein MKRLATTAALLLAVLAIPGAAEEPAPDILTFVDPMIGTGPEGHTFPGATAPFGMVQLSPDTDATCQIRDCYAHAAGYSYHDPTIQGFSHTHFSGAGHSDLGDFLVMPQVGEVKLDPGDPKQPGSGYRQRFDHKTETASPGYYAVTLADSGIRAELTAGARVGIHRYSFPAGQQAHLLLDLRSSLYDYPGKILWSGLRRHADGTITGFRETRGWAPGRKLYFAMRFSHPLFGHAFIDRDEKIPYKGFQGPGRGSDALVEKLGKALEARFDFGELRGPLEVRVALSGVDEAGAIANLDAAEKETGGARFDAVRARTEGEWRGALGALTITAPAPMRTNLYTALYHSLLAPSVWSDVDGRYRGPDDAVHVAKDFTFRSTFSLWDTFRAQHPLLTLVQPEQTTTDVVRSLLASQRHSPHGILPVWQFHGRETWTMIGYHAVPVIADAYMKDLGDFGADDALDAMVASAEYAPYGGLGDYMTRGYVPIDREPEAASKTVEYAYDDWTIARMAEKMGRTDIADRFYKRAGYWRNSFDAKTGWLRARKADGSFRTPFDPTAINYGSDYTEGNAWQYSWFVPQDQAALFAILGGDAKAIVKLDAMFDYDNSKLDYSHAEDIAGLIGQYIHGNEPSHHVAYLYAYAGAPWRTQERLKQIVDSQYKPTPDGLSGNDDLGQMSAWLVFTGLGFYPVAPGSNQYVIGRPFVDRAVLTLLNGKSFTIETIGLSDANPYVGKVELNGKVLTRSWIADAEIRQGGTLRFTMQAKPNAAWGKGTDARPYSMSRTK from the coding sequence ATGAAACGCCTCGCCACCACCGCCGCGCTGCTGCTCGCGGTGCTGGCGATTCCGGGCGCGGCCGAGGAACCCGCGCCCGATATCCTGACCTTCGTCGATCCGATGATCGGCACCGGACCCGAGGGCCACACCTTCCCCGGCGCCACCGCCCCGTTCGGCATGGTCCAGCTCTCGCCCGACACCGACGCGACGTGCCAGATTCGTGACTGTTACGCGCATGCCGCGGGCTACAGCTACCACGACCCGACGATCCAGGGCTTCAGCCACACCCATTTTTCGGGCGCCGGCCATTCGGACCTCGGCGATTTTCTCGTCATGCCGCAGGTTGGTGAGGTCAAACTCGACCCAGGCGACCCCAAACAGCCGGGCTCGGGCTATCGCCAGCGCTTCGACCACAAAACCGAAACCGCCAGTCCCGGCTATTATGCCGTCACCCTCGCCGACAGCGGTATCCGCGCCGAACTCACCGCGGGCGCCCGCGTCGGCATCCACCGCTACAGCTTCCCCGCGGGGCAGCAGGCGCATCTCCTCCTCGACCTCCGCTCGTCGCTCTATGATTATCCCGGCAAGATCCTCTGGTCGGGCCTCCGCCGCCATGCCGACGGCACGATCACCGGCTTCCGCGAGACCCGCGGCTGGGCGCCGGGGCGCAAACTCTATTTCGCGATGCGCTTCTCGCACCCGCTGTTCGGCCACGCCTTCATCGATCGCGACGAGAAAATTCCCTACAAGGGTTTCCAGGGTCCTGGCCGCGGCAGCGACGCGCTCGTCGAAAAGCTCGGCAAGGCGCTCGAAGCGCGCTTCGACTTCGGCGAATTGCGCGGCCCGCTCGAAGTCCGCGTCGCGCTCTCGGGGGTCGATGAAGCCGGCGCGATAGCCAATCTCGACGCCGCCGAAAAGGAAACAGGTGGCGCCCGCTTCGACGCCGTCCGCGCCCGCACCGAGGGCGAATGGCGGGGCGCGCTCGGCGCGCTCACCATCACCGCCCCCGCCCCGATGCGCACCAACCTCTATACAGCGCTCTACCACAGCCTGCTCGCCCCCAGCGTGTGGAGCGATGTCGACGGCCGCTATCGCGGTCCCGACGACGCCGTCCATGTCGCGAAAGACTTCACCTTCCGCTCGACCTTTTCCTTGTGGGACACCTTCCGCGCCCAGCACCCCCTGCTCACCCTCGTCCAGCCCGAGCAAACGACCACCGACGTCGTCCGCTCGCTGCTCGCCAGCCAGCGGCACAGCCCGCACGGCATCTTGCCCGTCTGGCAATTCCATGGCCGCGAGACCTGGACGATGATCGGTTATCACGCCGTCCCCGTCATCGCCGACGCCTATATGAAGGACCTTGGCGATTTTGGTGCCGACGATGCGCTCGACGCGATGGTCGCGAGCGCGGAGTATGCGCCTTATGGCGGCCTCGGCGACTATATGACGCGCGGCTATGTTCCGATCGACCGCGAGCCCGAAGCGGCGTCGAAGACGGTCGAATATGCCTATGACGACTGGACCATCGCTCGCATGGCCGAGAAAATGGGCCGCACCGACATCGCCGACCGTTTCTACAAACGCGCCGGTTACTGGCGGAACAGCTTCGACGCGAAAACCGGCTGGCTCCGCGCGCGCAAGGCCGACGGCAGCTTCCGCACCCCCTTCGACCCCACCGCGATCAACTATGGCTCGGACTATACCGAGGGCAACGCCTGGCAATATTCATGGTTCGTCCCGCAGGACCAGGCCGCGCTCTTCGCCATCCTCGGCGGCGACGCGAAAGCGATCGTCAAGCTCGACGCGATGTTCGATTATGACAACAGCAAACTCGACTACAGCCATGCCGAGGATATCGCCGGCCTCATCGGCCAATATATCCATGGCAACGAGCCGAGCCACCATGTCGCCTATCTCTACGCCTATGCCGGGGCGCCCTGGCGCACGCAGGAACGGCTCAAGCAGATCGTCGACAGCCAATATAAACCGACCCCCGACGGCCTCTCGGGCAATGACGATCTCGGCCAGATGTCGGCCTGGCTCGTCTTCACCGGCCTCGGCTTCTACCCCGTCGCGCCGGGGTCGAATCAATATGTCATCGGCCGGCCGTTCGTCGACCGCGCGGTACTCACCTTGCTGAACGGCAAAAGCTTCACCATCGAAACCATCGGCCTGTCCGACGCCAATCCCTATGTCGGCAAGGTCGAATTGAACGGCAAAGTGCTGACCCGCAGTTGGATCGCCGACGCGGAGATCCGCCAGGGCGGCACGCTGCGCTTCACGATGCAGGCGAAGCCCAACGCGGCGTGGGGCAAGGGCACGGACGCTCGCCCCTATTCGATGTCGCGCACGAAATAG
- the bchE gene encoding magnesium-protoporphyrin IX monomethyl ester anaerobic oxidative cyclase, giving the protein MRIALVNVPHPAIGSRIPDEQLPPLGLLCVGGPLIDDGHEVRLFDGEFGPVPLETLAADIAAFAPDAVLFGHSGSSSAQPIITAVAAMIRAALPNATIVYGGVHPTYHWRDILAADPHVDIIVRGEGEATGAALFAALRAQAPIDAIRGLAFRDTDGRAIATPPAAAINDLDAFRIGWELIDHSRYSYWGGKRAVVIQFSRGCPHLCNYCGQRGFWTRWRHRDPQKLAAEIAHLHRNHGVEVFNFADENPSAGRKPWKAFLEALIAENISVTLVGSTRADDIVRDADILHLYKKAGFERFLMGMENTDEATLKLIRKGGTIAADREAIRLLRQHNILSMATWVAGFSDQSDRDLWHGLRQLIDYDPDQIQALYVTPHRWTPFFSLARDRRVVQDDRTKWDYKHQVLGMDRMPPWRLFLWVKAIEAAAQLRPRSLRRWAWNPDPKIRHAVRWYYRMGRRVWFHEIFGFLFRDRTRDKGRTLAEFSGATLEAEEESMVVERVPRAA; this is encoded by the coding sequence ATGCGCATTGCCCTGGTCAACGTCCCGCATCCCGCGATCGGCAGCCGCATTCCCGACGAACAGCTCCCCCCGCTCGGCCTGCTCTGCGTCGGCGGTCCGCTGATCGACGACGGGCATGAGGTGCGCCTGTTCGACGGCGAATTCGGCCCCGTGCCGCTCGAAACCCTCGCCGCCGACATCGCCGCGTTCGCCCCCGACGCCGTCCTTTTCGGCCATTCGGGTTCCTCCTCGGCGCAGCCGATCATCACAGCGGTCGCCGCGATGATCCGCGCCGCACTGCCGAACGCAACGATCGTCTATGGCGGGGTCCACCCGACCTATCACTGGCGCGACATCCTCGCCGCCGATCCCCATGTCGATATCATCGTGCGCGGCGAAGGCGAGGCGACCGGCGCCGCGCTGTTCGCGGCGCTGCGCGCGCAGGCGCCGATCGACGCGATCCGCGGCCTCGCCTTCCGCGATACCGACGGCCGCGCCATCGCCACGCCCCCCGCCGCCGCGATCAACGATCTCGACGCTTTTCGCATCGGCTGGGAACTGATCGACCACAGCCGTTACTCCTATTGGGGCGGCAAGCGCGCGGTCGTGATCCAATTCTCGCGCGGCTGCCCGCATTTGTGCAATTATTGCGGCCAGCGCGGCTTCTGGACCCGCTGGCGCCACCGCGACCCGCAGAAACTCGCCGCCGAAATCGCGCATCTCCACCGCAACCATGGCGTCGAGGTGTTCAACTTCGCCGACGAAAACCCCAGCGCCGGGCGCAAACCCTGGAAGGCCTTTCTCGAAGCGCTGATCGCCGAAAATATCTCGGTCACCCTCGTCGGCTCGACCCGCGCCGACGACATCGTGCGCGACGCCGACATCCTCCATCTCTACAAGAAAGCGGGCTTCGAACGCTTTTTGATGGGCATGGAGAATACCGACGAGGCGACACTCAAGCTGATCCGCAAGGGCGGCACTATCGCCGCCGACCGCGAAGCGATCCGCCTCCTCCGCCAGCATAATATCCTCTCGATGGCGACCTGGGTCGCGGGCTTTTCGGACCAGAGCGACCGCGACCTCTGGCACGGTCTCAGACAGCTGATCGATTACGACCCCGACCAGATTCAGGCGCTTTACGTGACCCCGCATCGCTGGACCCCCTTCTTCTCGCTCGCTCGCGACCGCCGCGTCGTGCAGGACGACCGCACCAAATGGGATTACAAGCATCAGGTGCTCGGCATGGACCGCATGCCGCCCTGGCGCCTCTTCCTGTGGGTCAAGGCGATCGAGGCGGCGGCGCAGCTTCGCCCCCGCTCGCTGCGCCGTTGGGCGTGGAACCCCGACCCGAAGATCCGCCACGCGGTCCGCTGGTACTACCGCATGGGCCGCCGCGTCTGGTTCCACGAGATCTTCGGCTTCCTCTTCCGCGACCGCACCCGCGACAAGGGCCGGACCCTCGCCGAATTTTCCGGCGCGACGCTGGAGGCCGAAGAGGAGTCTATGGTCGTCGAACGCGTCCCGCGCGCCGCCTGA